The Mesorhizobium sp. M3A.F.Ca.ET.080.04.2.1 genome contains the following window.
TCGCCAGCATGCCGTTCAGGCCCAGCACGCCCTGGAAGGTGAAGGGCACCAGGATGAACAGCAGCATGCACAGCAGGCCGGAATAGAAGATGGCCTTGAAGGTGTCGGTGCCAGGGTTCTTGAATTCGGACGTGTAGCAGACCGCGGTCTCGAAGCCGTAGGTCGACCAGGCCGCGATAAACATGCCGCCGAGCGCCAGCGTCCATCCCGCGATGTTCCAGGTGCCGGGTTCGGGCGCGTAGGCGGCCGCGAGCGGCACCAGCGGCGAGAAGTTGTCATAGTTGATCTGTCCGGTGAAGAACGGGACGACACCGACGATCAGCATCGGGACGATCACCAACAGACCAATGTATTTCTGCACGCTGGCGGTCCCCAGAATGCCGCGATGCTGGATCGCGAAGATCATCAGCATCAGGACCGCGCCGATGAAGAAGGTAGCGTTGAGCGAAAAGCTGACAGGCCCGAGCACGTGACTGTAGAGCGTCCAGTTGCGGACGGCAGGCGTTGCGGCGGCCGTCACTGCCGTAATGGCGTCGGCGGCACTCGTGCCGGCGTGGGCGCCGATGTAGGCCAGGACCTCCGGAGAGTTCTCGGTGAAGATCGGCACCGGCGCCAGCGAGTTGAGGATATACGCTGCAGCGATGGAGCAGCCGAGCGACAGCACCGGCGACCACGCGAACCAGTTGCACCAGACCGACAACGGCGCGATCAACTTCGAATAACGCAGCCACGCCGTCGCGCCATAGACCGACGCGCCGCCGGATTTGTTCGGAAACAGACCGGCGATTTCAGCATAGGTGAACGACTGGATGAAACCCATGATCATGGACACGGTCCAGATCAGGAAGGCAAGCTTGCCGGTCGTCCCGGCAATGCCGCCAATCGAGAACAGGACGAGGGCGGGGACGCCGCTTGCCACCCAGAAGGCGCCTCGCCAGTCAATGGTTCTATGCAGTTGCCCCGCGGCTCCTTCAGTGTAGGTGTCCGTTAAAGCGCTCATGGCTTTGAATCCCCATTGTTCGAGTTTTGAGTGTCCCAGCGGGCCGGCTTCTCCTTGCCGGGGGTCCTGTTTCCTGTCAGGCTTGTTTTTTCCTAATAATAAAGTCTGGCTGCAATCGGCACTTCCGTCAAGCTGTTTTGTGCGCTTACCCCCAGACGGCGCGAGGGCCGGATAGCTGCGCTGCTCCCGGCACCCATAAGGCCAATCATTCCACCACCCGAACGAATGGGGATTCTACCCATCCGGGCGTTTCCAAACTTGAGTGAAACGGTGTCTGCTGGTATATCCGCGTATCCACTAGTATGAAAAAAAAATTCATGGTAGGAATTTTGGAGTTCAGTCATGCTCGTTGAGGACATCGGACGGATGTTAAGCAGTGACAGCCTGGCCCAAGCACGCGCCGCCGCGCCGGAGGAGGGGCGTCCCGTCAGTTTCCGCGAGGACGTGCGCAGCCTGCTGCTGCGGCTGCTTGTGTCGGTGGTGAAAGAACGGGAGCCCGAGGTTGCGGCGCTTCTGACCGGACAAGTCAGCATCGGTGAGCTGGAGGAACGGTACCGCATTCCTGCCCTGCAGGCGACCGGCATCTGGTTTCAACTGCTGACGATTTCAAACGAGCTGCTGGCGATCCGCTCGCGTCGCGAGCTGGAGCAGGCCGGAGGTGCCGACGACGTCGTTGGTTCGTTTGCCAACGTGGCCGCCGAGGCCGCCGCCGGTGGCTATTCGGCCGAAATGGTGCAGGAGGTGATGGACGGACTCTGGGTCGGCCCGACCATGACCGCGCATCCGACCGAAGCCAAGCGCGTCACCGTGCTGCAAATCCATCGCCGAATCTATCGCAAGTTGACCGAAATCGAGCAACAGCGTTGGGCGCCGCGTGAGCGCGACCTGCTCGTCGATGACCTGCGTGGCGAGATCGAGTTGTTATGGGCGACCGGCGAGCTCAGGATCGAGCGCCCATCGGTCGAGCGCGAGATCGCCTGGGGCCTGCATTTCTTCCGCGAGGTTATCTTCGAGGCCACTCCGATACTCTACGAAACCGTCGAGCTGGCTCTACGACGCCATTTTCCGAACTACGAGCTGAAGGTTCCGTCGTTCATGCGTTACGCCTCCTGGATCGGCGGCGATCGCGACGGCAATCCCAACGTTACGGCACGCACGACAGCCTTTGCGCTATCGGAAAACCGCAAGGCCGCTGTCGAGTGGCACATCCGTCAACTTCGCCGAATGGTGACGGTGCTCAGTGTCAGCGCCAACGTCGTAGACATTCCGGATTCCTTCCAACAGGCTCTCGAGCGCGCGCTGGCGGCCAGCGGTGCCGCAGCGGAGATACCGGCGCGGAACCCCAACGAGCCGTTCCGCCAGTTCGCAGCCGCTCTGCTTGCCCGCCTGGAGATGAATGTCGGCAAGGGGCAGGGTACAGCCTACCCGAACGTGGAGGCCTTCATCGCCGATCTTCGCTGTCTGGAGAAGGCGCTCGATCAGGTCGGCGCCCGCACCGCTGCTCGTCGCCTGGTTCGGCCTGTCGTGCGACAAGCCGAAAGCTTCGGTTTCAGCACGGTAGCGCTCGACATCCGCCAGAACTCGACCGTGGTGAATCGTGTGCTGGCCGAACTCCTTGCCGCCGGCAAGCCCGGCGAGCAAGCACCGCAGCCTGACACGGCCAAATGGTCGCAACGTATCCGCGAGATTCTGCGTAACGGCGAAAGACCGAAAATCGACCTCGAACGGGTGTCCGATGAAGCTCGCGAATTGGTCGATCTGATGACCGTGGTGCGGGATGCGGCGGCCGAGCGAAGTGGCGCCATTGGGGCATTCATTCTGAGCATGACCCGCTCGGCGGATGATATTCTTTCCGTCTACGCGCTCGCACAATTTTGCGGATTGGCGACGGCTGCCGACGGCAGCGGCACCATCAATCTTCAGGTGGTTCCGCTGTTCGAAACGATCGCCGATCTGCGCGCGGCGCCGGCAATTCTCGAGCAACTTATCGATGTGTCGATCGTTCGCCGCTCTGTCCGCGAATTCGGCAACCGACAGGAAATCATGCTGGGCTATTCCGATTCCAACAAGGATGGCGGCTTCCTGGCGGCCAACTGGGAACTGAACAAGGCGCAAAAGCGTCTCGCTGCCCTCGGCGCCAAACGAGGCATCGGCATCCGTTTCTTCCATGGACGTGGCGGTTCCGTCAGCCGCGGCGGAGCGCCGACGGGCCGGGCCATTGCCGCGCAACCCGCCGGCACGGTGGCCGGGGCGATGCGGGTGACCGAACAGGGCGAGGTAGTCTCTTCGAAATTCGCAAATCGCGGCACGGGGCTGCATCAGCTGGAGATCCTCGCCGCCAGTGTGTTCGCGCACAGCCTGAAGTCTGCGAACGAAGCGGAGCTGCGCGACAACCCGGAATTCAATGAAGCGCTCGAGGCGCTTACCGGCATGTCGCAGGCGGCCTATGCCGGCCTTATCGGCGAGCCCGGTTTCATCGGCTATTTCAACCAGGCAAGCCCGGTCGAAGAGTTGGCGCTTCTGAAGATCGGCTCCCGTCCGGCCCGGCGTTTCGGCGCGCGCGACATTGCTGATCTGCGGGCGATTCCCTGGGTTTTCGCCTGGAGCCAAAATCGCCATCTGCTGACCGGCTGGTACGGTATCGGGAGCGCCATCAACGCGTTCGTGACGGTTCGCGGAGAGTCCGGTCGCGAACTGCTGCGCCAGCTGTTTGAGCGCTCACGCTTCTTTCGTCTTGTCATCGATGAGGTCGACAAGACGCTTTACCAGGCGGATATGGATATCGGTCGCCAATATGCCGAACTCGTCAGCGACCGCGAGATCGGCGAGCGCATCTACCGCAAGATTGCCGCCGAATACGCCCTGACCAGCCGAATGATCGTCGATATCGCCGGTGGCACCGATTTTTCGCTGCGCTTTCCGGCGTTCAAGCGCAGTTTCGACCGCATCAGGCCGGAGATGGACAGCATCCACGCCTTGCAGGTCACACTTCTGCAGGAGGTGCGCGAGCGCGCCAAGGCCTCTTCCGGCTCGCAGCGGGCCGTCAACGCGCTCCTTCTTTCGATCAATTGCATCTCAGCCGGACTCGGCTGGACCGGATAGCGCCGGGCGACGCGCAGAGGGAGGAACACATGAACATACCCACAAGGCCAGGCGTCGGCAGCCTGGTTCAATTCTTTCGCGCAGGCGTGGCTCAAAGCGATGCGGCCGTCAGTGACGCAATGCAGCGCGAACTGCACCGGCAGCGCGACGAGATCGAATTGATCGCATCGGAAAACATCGTCTCCAAGGCGGTGCTCGAGGCGCAAGGGTCCGTGCTCACCAACAAATATGCCGAAGGCTATCCGGGCCGCCGCTATTATGGCGGATGCCAGTATGTCGACGAAGTCGAGGATCTGGCGCGGGAGCGGGCGAAGAGCCTGTTCGACTGCCGCTATGTCAATGTCCAGCCGCATTCGGGCAGCCAGGCAAACCAGTCCGTGTTCATGGCGCTGATGCAGCCCGGCGACACGTTCATGGGATTGAACTTGGCAGCCGGCGGACATCTTACCCACGGCTCGCCAGTGAACCAGTCGGGCAAGTGGTTCAACGTGGTCTCGTACGGGGTGCGGCAGCAGGACCAGCGCATCGATCTGGACGAAGTCCGGGATCTGGCGCGCAAGCACAGGCCGAAAGTAATCCTTGCGGGCGGTTCGGCCTATCCGCGCGTCATCGATTTTGCGGCGTTTCGCGAAATATGCGACGAGGTCAACGCAAAATTGTTCGTCGATATGGCGCATTTTGCCGGCCTCGTCGCCGGCGGCGTGCATCCTAGTCCGTTGCCGCATGCGCATGTGGTTACGACCACGACGCACAAGACGCTGCGCGGTCCGCGCGGGGGCATGGTGCTGTCCAATGACGAGGACATCGGCAAGAAGATCAGTTCCTCGGTGTTTCCGGGCCTGCAGGGCGGCCCGCTGATGCATGTCATTGCCGCCAAGGCAGTCGCCTTCGGCGAGGCGCTGACGCCGCAGTTCCGGAGCTACGCGACCAATGTGGTGGCCAACGCAAAGGAACTCGCAGATATATTGGTATCGGGTGGTGTCGACATCGTGTCGGGAGGTACCGACACACATCTCATGCTTGTCGACCTCAGGCGCAAGAATTTGACCGGCAAGGCCGTCGAAGCCGCGCTTGGGCGCGCCCACATCACCTGCAACAAGAATGGCATCCCGTTCGATCCGCAGGGACCGGCAGTCACTTCTGGCGTTCGCCTGGGCACGCCAGCCTGCACCACGCGCGGCTTCCTCGCCGATGAGTTTCGCCTGGTCGGGCAACTGACGATGAAGGTGATCGACGGCCTGTCGGCCAACGGTGAGCAAGGCAACGGTGAAGTTGAGGCGAATGTGCGCGAAGAGGTCGCTGCGCTGCTTCGCCGGTTCCCGATCTACAATTGAAGAACCGTGTCAGGACAATTGGCAAACGAGGTTGATGAGCTGCGGCACGGGGAGCTTTCGGGTTCAGAAATGAACGCCGCGCCGGTGTCCGCCAATGGCACGTTCAAGGTGCTTGTTGGCGAGCGCAACCCGCTGGTGGTGACCGCACTCGGCGGCATGATCGATCGCGACAGCCGGTTCGAGATGGTCGGCAGCGTCCAGACCGGTGAAGCGTTCCTGGATTCAGTCGCCCAAGGCCAACCGGCGTTCGACATCGCGGTGCTGGGCTGGAAGCTCTCCGACATGGACGGCGGCATGGTGCTGTCGGAGTTGCAGCGACGAAAGCTTTCCGCGCGCGTCATCATTTTCTCCAACGACCACGACGTGGCGATCCTGAAGCAATGCGTGCACCTTGGCGTACAGGGGTTTTGCTACCAGTTCGAGGATCCCTGCATACTTTTCGACACGCTGCTGGCGGTCGCGCACGGCCGTATCTGCATCCCCTATGTCGATGTTTCAAGAATCAACGAGTCGCCGCTTTCGAAGCTCACGCCGCGCGAGCGGGAGCTTCTCAGCGTTCTTGCCGATGGCTGGACGAACCTGCAGATCGCCACACGTACCGGGATCTCGGAAAATACGGTGAAATACCATCTGAAGAACCTGTATGACAAACTCGATGTCCGTAACCGCGCGATGGCGGTCGGTCTGTTTGCGAGCGAGAGAAACCGTGGCTCCCAACGAAACTCTTAAAGCGGGTCGCGCTGAAGGGGATCCAGGCTGCACACTTTTGCGCGACGCGCAGTAAAGCGCGTCGCGCTGAAAGCATTCTGCCGACGCTCCCGCAATCAATATGGATCGTGCGCTCGCTCGCGCCTTCACTCCGCCGCGAGCTTGTCCGCCACGCCATAGGTCGCCTGGTAGAGCGCGCGCTGGCGGCTGAGCGCGACCATGGTGTTGCGCAGCAGGATCGCCACCGTGATCGGGCCGACGCCGCCCGGCACCGGCGTGATCCATGAGGCGACGTGCCTGACGCTGTCGGTGTCGACGTCGCCGACGATGCGGCTTTCGCCGTCCGGTCCGGTCTCCGCATTGATGCCGATGTCGATCACGGCAGCACCCGGCTTGACCATGTCGGCCTTGATCAGCCGCGGCTTCCCGACGGCGACGAACAGCGCATCGGCGCGCCGCGCATGCGCCGCCACCGAGCGCGTCATGTGATGGCACACCGTCACGGTGGCGCCCTCGCTCATCAGCAGGAAGGCGATCGGCTTGCCGACGATCTCGGAATGGCCGACGACCACTACCTCGAGCCCCTTGAGGTCGAGACCCGTCTCTTTCAGCAGTTGGACGGAAGCAGCTGCCGTGCACGGGGCGAGATCGAGTTGGTTGTAGACGATGTTGCCGATCGAAGCCGGATGCATGCCCTCGACGTCCTTGAGCGGATGCACCGCCGCCTGCAGCGTCTTGATCGGGATATGCGCCGGGACCGGCCGCTGGATGATGATGCCGGTGACGCGCGGATCGGCGTTGAGCCCGTGGATCGCCGCTTCCAGCTCGCCTGCTGTGATATCGGCGGCGAAGCGCCGCTCCTCGAAGCCGATGCCGGCAAGCTCGGCCTTGGCGCGCTGGTTGCGGACATAGACCTCGACCGCGGCGGTGTCGCCGACGGTGATCGACACCAGCTTCGGCGCAAAGCCTTCGGCGGTGGCGATCGCCGCTTCGTCGCGCACGGAAGCGATGATGCGATTTGCGACCGGGCCACCCTTGAGATAGCGGCTGTCGTCAGACCGGGACATGGCTAAGACCTCCTGTCTTGGATTCAGATCGATACAGCTTGCGTCGATCATGCCTGTACATTATTCTTCTCATTAAAGATATTTTCCATATGTGCAACTCGTCGATGGAGGAGTGCCCGATGCCGAACACGCTCTATCCTTCGAAACGTTGTGGCCCGCCGCAGCTTCGTCAGGCGCGACTTATGGCGACGCACTTGTCGCTGCCGCACCACCGCTCCAAGAAACCTCGTCCACAGCCCTGACGATATGGAACCACTCGCAAGAGACAGCCTTCTCTCGCAGATCGGCGGCGAAACGGTGCTGCGCGGCTTGGTCAACGCCTTCTACGATCTGATCGAGACGGATCCACGCGGAAAGTCGTTGTTGCGATTGCTTTTTCGCGGACATGGTGTCGACCACGCGCGCGAAGAACAATTCAACTTCCTGTGCGGCTTCCTCGGCGGTCCCCGCCATTATCTGGAAAAGCACGGTCACATGGACGTGCGCCTCATGCATGCGCATGTGCCGATCTCGGCAGCCGACGCCGAGGACTGGCTGGCGCTTATGGATCAGGCGATCGCCAGCATGCAGCTCTCAGGTCCTCCTGTCGACAAGATGCGCGTCGCATTCCGCCGTGTCGCCTTGATGCTGGTCAACGATCTTGGGGAATGGGGAGTGCGAAAAGCGTAGCGCAGCGGCTCTGTTGGACTAGGCGGAGCGATGCGAACCTCAACGGTTTGCTGGCGGAGAGAGCGGGATTCGAACCCGCGTTACGGTTTCCCGTAAACACACTTTCCAGGCGTGCGCCTTCAACCACTCGGCCACCTCTCCGTCCTTGCATTCGCGCCGGCCGGTTTCGCCGCGCGGGTTGGGAGATGCATCTCCTTCGGGAAGTCCCAGTCGGGACCAGATGGGGGTGCCTTCAACCGGCGGGCAGCCCTTTCCCAGCGCCTGCAGCCGTTCAGGCAAACAAGGCGCGGGGCTCATCTAGTCGATCCTAAAGCGAATGCCAAGCCATAATGGCATCGCAAAGGCTTTTGCCGTGGATGGCCTTAAAGCGCGTCGCTCTGAAACGGAATGAGGCGGCGCGCTTTGATTGTCCCGGAACCGCTGCACACTTTCGGGCGACATGCATCAAGCCGGGCTTTCACAAAGGGGCCGGCGTTGGAATGATGTGCACAGGCCGTTTCGGCCGGGTTGCCGCGCTTGACTTCGGCCCCGGCGGCCTGTCGAGTGCCTGAATTCACTGTTTTCTGCGCAATTCCGGACGCGACAACCGCTGTGCTTTTCCTGGAACTGCCTGGGCTTTGCGAGGGGGCATCGTCCTGACATGGCGTCGATCGACCAGCAACCGAGGGGCAGGCCGGACAGCGGGCTCTCCTACGTCCCGGTAGCCTGGCTGATCATCGTCATGGGCCTATCCGCCTACGGCCTGATCTCGAACTGGCGGCTGATCGGTGACTTCAACCTGCCGGAAAGCGTCTCCTTCCTGATCTACAGCGGGCTGGCCGGCGGCGTCGTCACCATTCTGTGGGGCCTTTACCTGCTTGGCCTTGCCTTCAACCGGTCGGCGCGTTTCCCACGCCACTACACCATCTGGCAGGGGGCCATCATTCTGTGGCTCGTCCTGCGGCAGGCCTACACGCTCATGGTGCCCGACTTCGTCTTCTCGGCCGAAGCGCTGGGCTTCACGATCGCCGAAATCGCCATCGGCCTGCTCTGCATCTATTTGCTGCGGCGCGGTGCCGGAGCCGAAGCGGTCTATGCCAATCCTGAGACCGAGCGCCCGTCGCTGCTGGTCTCGCTGCTTGCGGCCTTGCTCGGAATCATCGTCGGCGGCGCCATCGGCGCCTGCGCCGGATTTTTCGCAGGGTCGCTGATCGCGGACGCAACCCATATGAGCTGCTTCGAGGGCGCCTGCGGGTTTTTCGCCGTCTTCGTCGGCCTTGCAGGGCTGGTGGTCGGGGCGATCGCGGGCGCAATCTTCGCCGTCTGGCGCGTCAACCGGCGAAAGACAGCGCCGGCGGCCTAAAGATCCCTTCCAAAAAAGGGTGGGGCCGGATTTTTCAGCGGGGAATGCGCGGTTCAAAATCGCGTGTCGCGATTGCGCGCCGGCAGCGCAGGCCCTATGTCGGTTGCGGGGCAGATGGGAGCTTTCCCGGGGAGCGTTGGATGCTGCGTTTCATCTTCCGGCTGGCGGCAATGGTTGCGCTGTCGATTTCCGTGATCATGGCGGTGATCGACGCTACACGCTCGGTCGCGGCATCGGCCCTCGTCATGACGCCGCTCAACACCAGTTGGCTCGCGGTGTCGCCCGATACCCGCGCGGCCTTCGAGACCTATGTGCGCGCCAAGGCCAATCCGCTGGTCTGGGACGCCGCCATCGCCTGGGTGCTCGGCCAGCCGGGCTTCGCGGTGTTCGCGCTGCTGGCGTTCCTGCTCTACGCCGTCGGCTACCGGCGGCGGCGCCATGAATTCGCTCCCAGCAACTGACACGAACCGCGGTCGCATGGGCTGAACTGGCCCGTCCGTCCGGTTTTCCAAAAGGTCAAAATTCCGCGTGAATTTTGTTTCGGGCCGTGCCAGATTGGCCGCGAGCGGGAGGGGCACGCACTTCCTGCCGGTGCCGCATGCCCGCCGGAGAACCGGGCAGGTCAGCGGTGCAACGGAAAATAACCGACAGGGTGTGGATCACATGAAACGTATCGTTCTCGGCCTCCTGGCCGCAACCGCAATGGTTCTTCCGGCCTTCGCCGCGGATGTGCAGCCGGCCATCCTCTACGATCTGGGCGGCAAGTTCGACAAATCCTTCAACGAGGCCGCCTTTCATGGCGCCGAGAAGTTCAAGGCCGAAACCGGGGTCGCTTACGTCGAATTCGAAGTGTCCAACGCCTCGCAGCGCGAGCAGGCGCTGCGCCGCTTCGCCGAGGACGGCCGCAACCCGATCGTGATGGCCGGCTTTGCCTGGGAAGATGCGCTGAAGAAGGTCGCGGCAGAATATACCGACCTCAACTTCGCCATCATCGACGATGCCGTCGACCTGCCCAATGTCCGCTCGCTGGTCTTCAAGGAGAACGAGGGCTCCTACCTCGTCGGCATCATGGCGGCGATGGCCTCGAAGTCGAAGAAGGTCAGCTTCGTCGGCGGCATGGACATTCCGCTGATCCGCAAGTTCGAATGCGGCTATGTCGGGGGTGCCAAATCCGCGGGCGCAACCGAGGTCATCCAGAACATGACCGGTGACACGCCGGCGGCATGGAATGACCCGGCCAAGGGTGGCGAGATCGCCAAGACGCAAATCGACCAGGGCTCCGACGTCGTCTACGCGGCCGCCGGCGGCACCGGAGTCGGCGTGCTGCAGGCGGCGGCAGATGCCGGCAAGCTCGGCATCGGCGTCGATTCCAACCAGAACGGGCTGCAGCCCGGCAAGGTGCTGACCTCGATGCTGAAGCGCGTCGACGTTGCCGTGTACAACGCCTTCATGGACGGCAAGAACGGCACCTTCAAGGGCGGCGTCGAAAACCTCGGCCTCAAGGAAGGCGGAGTCGACTACGCCATGGATGACAACAACAAGGCGCTGGTGACCGACGAGATGAAGGCCGCTGTCGAAAAGGCCAAGGCCGACATCATCGCCGGCAAGATCGAGGTGCATGACTACACCTCGGACAACAACTGCCCATATTGATCAGCGACGGAGCTGGATTTTTGGACCGCCGGGCGAAAGCCCGGCGGTTTCGCTTTTCCGGCAGCCCCCAAAGTGGAGCGAGGCAGCGTTCTGTGGAAAGCTGAATCGCTCAACGTTTGGACATCATCGCCTGGATCCGCTCTTTCAAGATACGATACTGCTCAAGCGAGGTATCAGAAAAGGCTTCGCTGCGATCCGATCGAAGATCGAGGTAGGTTGGGGGCACAGGGAATTGACTTTGAGAGAAATCCAGACGCCTGCCATCTACGAGATTGTAAAAATGCCAGGCGCCGTCGACATCGGTTTTTGCGATATCGCCTCCGAGGAGATCCTGAACGACGAGCGCTGAAACACTGCACTGGCCCTTTGCCGGATTTTCCGGCAACCACTTCGAGGAAGTCTCGACAGACCAGGCGTTTTGCAAGGCAGATCGCAGAGCCTCGATTGGTTCTGGCTGGCTCATCGTGCTTCCCGGACTGCTGTTCATAGCGAGCCGGCGAGATAGCCTAGCGCGAAAACTGCCAGCAGGGCGAGCGCGATCACAAATCCAAGCCTGCGACCGAGGGAATGCAGACCGACTCCGTAAGGCTTGCGCTCGAGCCTGTGGATCACAATGGGCGGCGGCCTCGCTTCGGCGTCGGCGAGGCCGGCAAGCCGCAGCTGCGGCAGGTCGGCGAGCCCGCGCTGGACAAGGCGCCAGCGCTCGTCGGAAACCGCGTTTGCCGGCTCTGCCGGACCCAAGCCACGCATGCGCTCGGCAAGCCTCAGCACAGCATTGCGAAAGGCGGGGTCGACCTTAAGGTCGCGCTCGGCGCGCGCCCGCTCCCGTTCATCCATCAGACCGAAAACATAGTCGCCGGCCCTTGCGATGCGGTCTCCTTCACCTGGCATGACCGTCCTTCTTAAAGCTCGTTTTCTTACGGCTCACCAGTGCGGCGGCTTGGTCACCGGCACGTCGGGAGACGCCTGCTCCTCCAGGGCGAGGAACCGGTCGGCAAGGGCGGCAAGCTTGCGTTCCATGCGCTCGATCACCTTCCATTGCTCGGCGAGCTGGCCGGACAGTTCCTCGATCGTCTTTTCCTGCTCGGCGGCGCGGATTTCCAGCGTCGTCAGCCGATCCTCAGGCATGGTCATTCAAAACCCGGTCTCCGTGAATGTGAAGCTCTCGGCCACCTTCGAAATTGACAAGCGCGGGGGGATTTGTCGAGAGTGAATGGCGTTCCGGCCAATTGGCACGGGCGGGGCATCATGCTAGGCGTTTTGACCAAGCGATAAAAAAATAAGAGTGGGACAGGCTGCATGGCGCAGGCCGCAATCGAGCTCATAGGCATCAACAAGAGTTTCGGCGCCGTGCGCGCCAATCGCGACATCAATTTGGAAGTTGCGCGCGGCACGATCCACGGGATTGTCGGCGAGAACGGCGCCGGCAAGTCGACGCTGATGTCGATTCTTTATGGCTTCTACCAGGCCGACAGCGGCGAAATCCGCGTCGGCGGCAAACCGGTGTCGATCACCACCTCCAACGACGCGATCGCGCTTGGCATCGGCATGGTGCACCAGCATTTCATGCTGGTCGACAATTTCACCGTGCTGGAAAATGTCATCCTCGGGGCTGAAAACGATGCGCTCTTGAAGAGCAGCATCGCCAAGGCGCGTTCGGAGCTCGAGCGTCTCGAGCGCGAATACGGCCTGGAGGTCGATCCGGACGCCATCATCG
Protein-coding sequences here:
- a CDS encoding APC family permease; the encoded protein is MSALTDTYTEGAAGQLHRTIDWRGAFWVASGVPALVLFSIGGIAGTTGKLAFLIWTVSMIMGFIQSFTYAEIAGLFPNKSGGASVYGATAWLRYSKLIAPLSVWCNWFAWSPVLSLGCSIAAAYILNSLAPVPIFTENSPEVLAYIGAHAGTSAADAITAVTAAATPAVRNWTLYSHVLGPVSFSLNATFFIGAVLMLMIFAIQHRGILGTASVQKYIGLLVIVPMLIVGVVPFFTGQINYDNFSPLVPLAAAYAPEPGTWNIAGWTLALGGMFIAAWSTYGFETAVCYTSEFKNPGTDTFKAIFYSGLLCMLLFILVPFTFQGVLGLNGMLATPIVDGSGVADALAGMVGGGQLVHALLVMLMILALVLCIMTAMAGSSRTLYQGSVDGWLPRYLSHVNEHGAPTRAMWTDLCFNLIVLAIASADATSFFFILAVSNCGYIIFNFLNLNSGWIHRIDNGHIDRPWKAPTWLLATGAVFAFVNAMFMGAGAKVWNPMALWAGLITAALIIPVFCFRHYIQDGGKFPDHMLDDLGMNSADLATRKAGILPYLTLVAGVVVVLIANWFFVL
- a CDS encoding phosphoenolpyruvate carboxylase; the encoded protein is MLVEDIGRMLSSDSLAQARAAAPEEGRPVSFREDVRSLLLRLLVSVVKEREPEVAALLTGQVSIGELEERYRIPALQATGIWFQLLTISNELLAIRSRRELEQAGGADDVVGSFANVAAEAAAGGYSAEMVQEVMDGLWVGPTMTAHPTEAKRVTVLQIHRRIYRKLTEIEQQRWAPRERDLLVDDLRGEIELLWATGELRIERPSVEREIAWGLHFFREVIFEATPILYETVELALRRHFPNYELKVPSFMRYASWIGGDRDGNPNVTARTTAFALSENRKAAVEWHIRQLRRMVTVLSVSANVVDIPDSFQQALERALAASGAAAEIPARNPNEPFRQFAAALLARLEMNVGKGQGTAYPNVEAFIADLRCLEKALDQVGARTAARRLVRPVVRQAESFGFSTVALDIRQNSTVVNRVLAELLAAGKPGEQAPQPDTAKWSQRIREILRNGERPKIDLERVSDEARELVDLMTVVRDAAAERSGAIGAFILSMTRSADDILSVYALAQFCGLATAADGSGTINLQVVPLFETIADLRAAPAILEQLIDVSIVRRSVREFGNRQEIMLGYSDSNKDGGFLAANWELNKAQKRLAALGAKRGIGIRFFHGRGGSVSRGGAPTGRAIAAQPAGTVAGAMRVTEQGEVVSSKFANRGTGLHQLEILAASVFAHSLKSANEAELRDNPEFNEALEALTGMSQAAYAGLIGEPGFIGYFNQASPVEELALLKIGSRPARRFGARDIADLRAIPWVFAWSQNRHLLTGWYGIGSAINAFVTVRGESGRELLRQLFERSRFFRLVIDEVDKTLYQADMDIGRQYAELVSDREIGERIYRKIAAEYALTSRMIVDIAGGTDFSLRFPAFKRSFDRIRPEMDSIHALQVTLLQEVRERAKASSGSQRAVNALLLSINCISAGLGWTG
- the glyA gene encoding serine hydroxymethyltransferase, whose product is MNIPTRPGVGSLVQFFRAGVAQSDAAVSDAMQRELHRQRDEIELIASENIVSKAVLEAQGSVLTNKYAEGYPGRRYYGGCQYVDEVEDLARERAKSLFDCRYVNVQPHSGSQANQSVFMALMQPGDTFMGLNLAAGGHLTHGSPVNQSGKWFNVVSYGVRQQDQRIDLDEVRDLARKHRPKVILAGGSAYPRVIDFAAFREICDEVNAKLFVDMAHFAGLVAGGVHPSPLPHAHVVTTTTHKTLRGPRGGMVLSNDEDIGKKISSSVFPGLQGGPLMHVIAAKAVAFGEALTPQFRSYATNVVANAKELADILVSGGVDIVSGGTDTHLMLVDLRRKNLTGKAVEAALGRAHITCNKNGIPFDPQGPAVTSGVRLGTPACTTRGFLADEFRLVGQLTMKVIDGLSANGEQGNGEVEANVREEVAALLRRFPIYN
- a CDS encoding response regulator transcription factor translates to MNAAPVSANGTFKVLVGERNPLVVTALGGMIDRDSRFEMVGSVQTGEAFLDSVAQGQPAFDIAVLGWKLSDMDGGMVLSELQRRKLSARVIIFSNDHDVAILKQCVHLGVQGFCYQFEDPCILFDTLLAVAHGRICIPYVDVSRINESPLSKLTPRERELLSVLADGWTNLQIATRTGISENTVKYHLKNLYDKLDVRNRAMAVGLFASERNRGSQRNS
- a CDS encoding bifunctional 5,10-methylenetetrahydrofolate dehydrogenase/5,10-methenyltetrahydrofolate cyclohydrolase — protein: MSRSDDSRYLKGGPVANRIIASVRDEAAIATAEGFAPKLVSITVGDTAAVEVYVRNQRAKAELAGIGFEERRFAADITAGELEAAIHGLNADPRVTGIIIQRPVPAHIPIKTLQAAVHPLKDVEGMHPASIGNIVYNQLDLAPCTAAASVQLLKETGLDLKGLEVVVVGHSEIVGKPIAFLLMSEGATVTVCHHMTRSVAAHARRADALFVAVGKPRLIKADMVKPGAAVIDIGINAETGPDGESRIVGDVDTDSVRHVASWITPVPGGVGPITVAILLRNTMVALSRQRALYQATYGVADKLAAE
- a CDS encoding group II truncated hemoglobin; protein product: MEPLARDSLLSQIGGETVLRGLVNAFYDLIETDPRGKSLLRLLFRGHGVDHAREEQFNFLCGFLGGPRHYLEKHGHMDVRLMHAHVPISAADAEDWLALMDQAIASMQLSGPPVDKMRVAFRRVALMLVNDLGEWGVRKA
- a CDS encoding BMP family ABC transporter substrate-binding protein — its product is MKRIVLGLLAATAMVLPAFAADVQPAILYDLGGKFDKSFNEAAFHGAEKFKAETGVAYVEFEVSNASQREQALRRFAEDGRNPIVMAGFAWEDALKKVAAEYTDLNFAIIDDAVDLPNVRSLVFKENEGSYLVGIMAAMASKSKKVSFVGGMDIPLIRKFECGYVGGAKSAGATEVIQNMTGDTPAAWNDPAKGGEIAKTQIDQGSDVVYAAAGGTGVGVLQAAADAGKLGIGVDSNQNGLQPGKVLTSMLKRVDVAVYNAFMDGKNGTFKGGVENLGLKEGGVDYAMDDNNKALVTDEMKAAVEKAKADIIAGKIEVHDYTSDNNCPY